From one Papilio machaon chromosome 16, ilPapMach1.1, whole genome shotgun sequence genomic stretch:
- the LOC106718877 gene encoding pheromone-binding protein: MDKKIIFVVIVCMLTCKTVYSSQEIIQTMSINYMKGLDTCKSELNLPDVVDIEFAQFWREDYIINNRLTGCAIVCLSSKLDLLEPDGSLHHGNAANFAKKHGADEAMAQQLIDILHQCEQQYPDKMDACLHALKVCNCFKTQIHKLNWAPDVELIVGEVLAEI; the protein is encoded by the exons ATGgacaaaaagataatatttgtaGTCATAGTATGTATGCTTACATGTAAAACTGTTTATTCTTCTCAAGAAATCATACAAACTATGTCAATAAATTACATGAAAGGTCTGGACACGTGTAAAAGTGAG ttgaatCTCCCCGACGTTGTCGATATAGAATTCGCTCAGTTTTGGCGCGAGgactacataataaataacaggCTTACGGGGTGCGCCATCGTGTGCCTTTCTTCAAAGCTGGACCTGCTGGAACCAGACGGCAGTCTGCACCATGGAAACGCCGCTAATTTCGCAAAGAAACACGGCGCCG ACGAGGCAATGGCACAGCAACTGATCGACATACTACATCAGTGTGAGCAGCAGTACCCGGACAAGATGGACGCCTGTCTGCACGCGCTAAAAGTCTGCAATTGTTtcaaaacacaaatacacaaaCTAAACTGGGCCCCGGACGTAGAGCTCATTGTGGGGGAAGTGCTCGCGGAAATTTAA
- the LOC106718876 gene encoding general odorant-binding protein 2 — MDMGLVRWCLSCVLVGLALAAAPAAATAEIMSHVTAHFGQTLEECREESGLTTDMMAAFAHYWSEDFGKATVPREFGCALICMSHKLSLLQHDVRLHRLNMDDYIRSFPNGDLLSKKMVDMIHECEQQHDTVDDDCERIVNVSLCFRSTAQREGIAPNLAMVEAALEQYT; from the exons ATGGATATGGGTTTGGTGCGCTGGTGTCTGAGCTGTGTGCTGGTAGGTCTGGCGCTGGCAGctgcgcccgccgccgccacgGCAGAGATCATGAGCCACGTCACCGCGCACTTCGGACAGACGTTAGAGGAATGCCGAGAGGAG TCGGGGCTGACGACGGACATGATGGCGGCGTTCGCGCACTACTGGAGTGAGGACTTCGGGAAGGCGACGGTGCCACGCGAGTTCGGCTGCGCCCTCATCTGCATGTCGCACAAGTTGTCGCTGTTGCAGCACGACGTGCGTCTGCACCGCCTCAACATGGACGACTACATACGCAGCTTCCCAAACG gTGATTTGTTGTCGAAGAAGATGGTGGATATGATTCACGAATGCGAGCAGCAGCACGACACTGTGGACGACGACTGCGAACGCATCGTGAACGTCTCCCTGTGCTTCCGGAGCACCGCCCAGCGCGAGGGCATCGCGCCCAACCTCGCCATGGTGGAGGCCGCGCTCGAGCAGTACACGTAG